A region of Haliotis asinina isolate JCU_RB_2024 chromosome 9, JCU_Hal_asi_v2, whole genome shotgun sequence DNA encodes the following proteins:
- the LOC137296226 gene encoding transmembrane protein 115-like translates to MATSMAQNKLPFLKEQMSAAFGKSSVVVKFVAVSVTLGYLLSFLTYVVSFVTINPGFAMPPNFSFYSFFTYCFIEFHFWDVLIDIAVVILCGKLLEPLWGALDMLIFFLIVNIAVGILTAMCYLLVYLVTEDERILFTVNIHGMAGYIAGFSVAVKQVMPDHILVTSPFGKLRNTHIPLLLFIISIVLQLVHVLDGPYPILFGWGIVVSWVYLRFYQKHSNGNRGDMADNFTFASFFPRQVQPLIAILSNTVFMGLVRIKLCKKPQRRYDVSSPSTITISLPGTDPQDAERRRQLALKALNERLSKGESPANWPSMEDDSASTEQSQNSSPEKSVKPAPVVVPVPEKPATPEQLPVPNFAENARETSQEKT, encoded by the exons ATGGCGACGTCCATGGCACAGAACAAACTTCCCTTCCTGAAAGAGCAAATGTCAGCTGCTTTCGGAAAAAGCAGCGTTGTCGTGAAATTCGTAGCAGTGTCCGTGACACTTGGCTACCTTCTCTCATTTCTGACATATGTAGTGTCCTTCGTTACCATAAATCCAGGGTTTGCCATGCCCCCGAATTTTAGTTTTTACTCGTTTTTCACCTACTGTTTCATCGAGTTTCATTTCTGGGATGTTCTCATCGACATCGCGGTTGTCATTCTGTGTGGCAAGCTGTTGGAGCCTTTGTGGGGTGCTTTGGACATGCTCATCTTTTTCCTGATTGTTAATATTGCTGTTGGGATCCTCACAGCTATGTGTTATTTGCTAGTCTACCTAGTTACCGAGGACGAGCGTATCTTGTTCACAGTGAATATTCACGGAATGGCAGGCTATATTGCTGGATTTTCTGTGGCAGTAAAACAGGTGATGCCTGATCACATTTTAGTTACATCTCCCTTTGGCAAACTGAGAAACACTCACATTCcacttttgctatttatcatCTCAATCGTTCTGCAACTGGTTCATGTGCTGGATGGACCATATCCCATCTTGTTTGGATGGGGGATAGTTGTGTCTTGGGTGTACCTGAGATTCTACCAGAAACACAGCAACGGAAACAGAGGTGACATGGCTGATAACTTTACATTTGCAAG CTTCTTTCCACGACAAGTTCAACCGTTGATAGCTATATTATCAAATACCGTCTTCATGGGACTGGTGAGGATCAAGCTGTGTAAGAAACCGCAGAGGCGATATGATGTGAGCTCCCCGTCAACTATCACTATTAGCCTCCCAGGGACTGACCCACAGGATGCTGAGAGGAGGAG GCAACTTGCACTGAAGGCTCTCAACGAGAGGTTGAGTAAGGGTGAGAGTCCTGCCAACTGGCCATCCATGGAGGATGACAGTGCCAGCACCGAGCAGTCTCAGAACTCCTCCCCAGAGAAGAGCGTCAAGCCAGCTCCAGTTGTAGTTCCAGTGCCTGAAAAACCAGCAACACCTGAACAACTTCCTGTTCCCAACTTTGCAGAGAATGCTCGTGAAACTTCCCAGGAGAAGACATAG